The Sphingobacteriales bacterium nucleotide sequence TTACTGTATAGTTTATAATTTTATATTCAGGATCATTGATTTCTATTTTGTAGCAATCTTTTCCATCATATTGAACAGAACCAACTATTTTTGCGTATTTGTTTAAGTCTTCGCCTTTTCTTGCATTGATGCTAGTCATTAATACTTTTTTGATTCTTCCAAAACCAGCTCTGTCAATTGTTTGATGCTGTTCTTTCATTAACAATCCACTAGTTAATTCTAAGTTTAAGTTTAATCCTTTTTTTACTTTTACTTTAGATTGTACTGATGGAACATATAAAAGTTGTGCTTTTTGTGGCACTAATGAGTTCGCATATACTTTTCTAACTGGTGTTTCTTGGATTTTAAATTGGATGTGTGATGTAATCATCTTTCCACCTTTGAATCTTTCTTGTGAATGGAAATCATAGGTGCAAGTTTTCACATTAGACATTGCAGCACTTGCCTTGTTAATTAAATCTTGGATGTTCTGTGCCATTACACTAGATTGTAGTGCAACTAAGGCTACAATTAAAGTTAAAAATTTACTTTTCATTCTAATTATTATTTTTTGTTTGTGAATTATTTAGAAGTAATATTACAAAAACTTTGCCAAATTTTAAATAATTAATTGATTTTCTTTATTCATCCAATGTTGAAAATTGAATTTCTCAATATTTCTTTTCATTTGTTTATCAATTTCATCTAGACAAAGATTGCCAATACTGCCTTCTAAAGTATGCTTTAGTTCTGCTGGTTTTTGGTATGTACCACTTTCTACTTGCTTACCAACAGCAATATATGCATCTCTAAAAGTCATTCCATTTAAAAAGATATTTGTATTTCTCATCATCTAAGATGCTTTCCTTTATTTCTATGTGCGTTAGCATTAAGTTTGTCATTTTAATACAATCTATTAAAGTATCAAAACTATTTAGATAATCTTCTTTGATGATTTGTAAATCTCTGTGATAACCTGATGGTAAATTATTGGTAATGCTTGATATTTGATTGGGTAAGTTGATTAGCTTATTGCATTTTGCTCTTATTAATTCAAATACATCTGGGTTTTTTTTGTGTGGCATAATGGACGAGCCTGTTGTTAATACATCAGGAAAGGAAATAAAACCAAAATTTTGATTGATGTACAATGTGGCATCCATCGCTAGTTTGGATAGGGTAGATGCTATATTGGCTAATGCATTGCTAACTACTTTTTCCATTTTGCCTCTATTCATTTGTGCATATACTACATTGTAGTTTAAGTCATTAAATCCTAAAAGCTCAGTTGTCATTTTTCTATTTAATGGGAATGAGCTTCCGTAGCCTGCGCCAGAACCTAATGGATTTTTATTGGCTAAATTATATGCTGCAAAAACTGTTTCAATATCATCTGTTAGACTTTCTGCATAGGCTGAAAACCATAATCCAAATGAGCTTGGCATAGCAATTTGCAAATGTGTGTAGCCTGGCAACAAAGTATCTTTGTACTGTTGTGCTAATTTAATTAATGTTTTAAATAGTACATCTGTTTGCTCAACTACTTCTTTTATTTTTGTTCTTGAGTATAATTTAATATCAACTAATACTTGGTCGTTTCTGCTTCTTCCTGCATGGATTTTTTTGCCAATGTCGCCAACTTTTTCAGTTAATCTAAATTCTATTTCAGAATGAATATCTTCACTGTCTTGGTGTAGTTCAAATTTATTATCTATTATTTGTTGATAGATTGCTTTGAGTTCTTGTTGTAAAATTGGCAATTCATTTTTTTCCATTAAGCCAACTTCAGCAAGCATTTGAATATGTGCCAATGAGCCAAGTACATCAAACTTTGCTAGAACAGTGTCTAATTCTCTATCTTTGCCAACAGTAAATTGTTCAACTATCTTTGCAATTTCACTTGCTTCTAAGTTATTTTTTTGCCAGATTTTTGCCATAATTTAATTGTTGTATGTACTCAAAAATACATTTCTTTTATAAATTTTGATTGATTACTTGTATAAAAAAATGTTCTACATTGCTGTAGAACATTCAAATATTTCAGTTTATAGAAAATATTATAAGTTGTACTTTCCAGCTGCTAATACTTTTGCTGCAATTCTTCTGCGTGCTTCTTTTACATTTACTGGCTCGTATTTTGTAAATCTCTTTAAGCCCATCAACATAATTCTTAGTTCATCGCCTTCAGCATAAGATTGTAATGCGTCTTTTCCAGCTACGTTTATTCTATTCATTGCATCGTTAAAGAATACTTTTAAGATGTCTGTATATACTTGGTCAGTTTTTTCGCCTTTTTCGTATATCTTTTTCACACGAAGTAATAATGATTCTGCTGTGTAAATATCTATTAAGATATCTGCTGCATTCATTATTATTTCTTGTTCGTTCTTAAGTTTTGCCATTAATTTTTGCACTGCACCACCAGCTACTAATAAGAATGCTTTCTTTGCATTGGTAAGTGCTTTTTCTTCTGCTGCAAAAGGTGCATCACTTTCATCACCAAATTCTGGAACGCCCATTAATTCTTTTTGAATTGCCATTCCTGGTGTCATCAAATCAATTTTGCCAGACATCGCTTTTTTCAACAACATATCAATAGATAATAATCTGTTGATTTCATTTGTGCCTTCATATATTCTTGCAATTCTAGAATCTCTAAATGCTCTTGGTGCTCCTGTTTCTTCAGAATATCCCATTCCTCCATGTATTTGTACATTTTCATCTACAATATAATCTAATACTTCAGAACCGAGAACTTTAATGATAGAACATTCAATTGAATATTCATCTGCAGACTTAATAATGCTTTTGAAAATTCTGTACCACTAGCTAAAGCTTCGTGTTCCATTTTCCCAATATCATTGGCACATCTATATGTTGATACTTCTAAAGCAAATATTTTAATTGCCATTTCTGCAATTTTATGTTGTATAGCGCCAAAATTTGCAATAGGTTGTCCAAATTGATGTCTTTCATTTGCATAAGTAACAGCCATGTTAAATGCTTGTCTTGCGCCACCTAATGCTGTTGCACCTAATTTGTATCTTCCTATGTTTAATATATTGAATGCAATTAAGTGACCTTTTCCTCTTTCGCCCAACATATTTTCTACTGGAATTTTACAATTCTCGAAAAATACTTGTCTTGTAGATGAACCTTTGATACCTAATTTATCTTCTTCTGCACCTAGACTTAAACCTGGTGTACCTTTTTCTACTAAAAATCCTGTAAATTCTTTGCCATCAATTTTTGCAAAAACTGTGAACAAATCTGCAAAGCCTGCGTTTGTAATCCACATTTTTTGTCCGTTTAAAATCCAAGATTTACCATCTTCTGAAAGTGTAGCTGTTGTTTTTGCACCTAAAGCATCAGAACCTGCGTTTGGCTCAGTTAAGCAATAAGATGCTGCCCATTCGCCTGTAGCTAATTTTGGCAAATATTTTTCTTTTTGTGCATCTGTACCAAAGTATAATGTTGGTAATGTACCAATACCGATGTGTGCTATTGCTGTAGTAGCAAAAGAGCCTGTGCGTCCATATTCTTCAGCAATAATACAACCTGTAATTACATCTTGTTCCATACCATTGTATTGTGCTGGAATAGCTGTTGATAATAAGCCTAATTCTCCTGCTTTTTCTAGTAAAGATTTTGATAAACCTTCTTGTTGTTTTTCAATTTCTTTAGTTTTGGTCATTACTTCTTTTTCTACGAAATCAGAAGCCTTTTGACGAACCATAAGTTGCTCTTCTGTATGATCTTCTGGTGTAAAAACTTGTGCTGGAGTAGAATCTTTTATTACAAATTCTCCACCTTTTAATGATTTAATTTCTTCCATGCTATTATTTCTATTTATTGTTAGCTAAATTATTGTTTATTGTGTAATTTTTGTATTGGTATATTTTAATTTATTGATAAGTAATTTAAGAAAGATTGTGGAATACATGTTGTACATCATCATCTTGCTCTAATTTGTCTATCAATTCTAATACTTCATCAACCTGTTCTTCAGATAGTTCTTTTGTATGATTAGGCAATCTTTGTAATTCTGATTTAATTACTTCAATTTTTCTTGCTTCTAAAGCATTTTGCATAGAACCAAAATCTTGAAATGCTGCATAAATTACAAACTGACCTTCATCGTTTGTTTCTAAATTATCTAAACCAGCATCTATCAATTCTAATTCTAAATCATCTTTATTTAATCCAGTTGAATTAATTGTGAAAACACCTTTTCTATCAAAAATAAAATCATGCATACCAGAAGTACCCATTGAGCCACCATTTTTATTCAATATTGTACGTAGATTGGCAACAGTACGTACTGGATTGTCTGTAGCTGTTTCTATAACAATTGCTACTGCATGTGGTCCCATGCCTTCGTACACTACTTCTTCGTATGCTTTTTCATCTTTAGATGTTGCTCTTTTTATTGCAGCTTCAACTCTGTCTTTTGGCATTTGTACACTTTTGGCATTTTGAATTGCACGACGTAGCATTGGATTGTTTTCTGGAATAGCACCGCCTGCTTTTACAGCAATGGCAATTTCTCTACCTACACGAGTAAAGTTTTTTGCCATTTTATCCCAGCGTGCCATTTTTGATGCTTTTCTATATTCAAACGCTCTTCCCATCTTAAAAATTTTATAATGAATTAAAAAAATAAAAATCTATATATTTATGCAGAAATTTTGGTCGCAAATATACTAACTTAGGCTATTATACAAAAATTATGAACGTAAAAAAGAAACAAAATTTCATAAAAAAACAGGAGTATCCTGGTGGAACTGTTGCGATGAGAAAATATTTTTCTGAAAATTTAAAATATCCAGAAATTGCAATAAAAAATAGGGTAGAAGGTAAAGTTCTTGTTGCCTATACTGTAGATTTTGATGGACATGTAAGTGATGCAAAAATTCTAAAAGGAATTAGTACTGAATGTGATGCAGAAGCAATAAGATTGGTAAAAGGTTTGAAATTTTCAGCGCAAAATAACCATGGAATAAGAATAACATCAAGCCATAAGATAAAAGTTACTTTCAAACTACCAGCAATACAAATACCAAAAACACAAACAACATTGAAATATAATATAGTAAGCAAGAACAACAAAGTTGAAGAAAAAAAAATAACAAAACAAAATAACACCTATAACTACACTATTAAAATTGAAAAATGAAATTAGATATATTAGTATTTGCAGCACATCCTGATGATGCTGAATTGGCATGTGGAGGCACCATCGCAAAATATGTTGCCATGGGCAAGAAAATTGGAATTGTAGATTTAACTCAGGGAGAATTGAGTTCTAGAGGAGATGTGCCTACTCGAAAAAAGGAAACTGAAAATTCTAGTAAAATACTTGGAATTACAATAAGGGAAAATTTATTGTATAGAGATGGCTTTTTTGAGATTGATGAACAACATCTGCTTGGTATCATAAAAAAAATAAGAAAATATCAGCCAGAGTTGATTTTATGTAATGCAATAAAAGATAGGCATCCTGATCATTCTAGAGCTGGTGAACTAGTAGCACGTGCAAATTTCCTGAGTGGCTTGCTAAAAATTGAAAGTCTTGAAGGAATGGAAAAACAAAAATCTTGGCGTGCCAGAAAACTATTTCATTACATTCAAGAACAGTATGTTGAACCTAGTTTTGTTGTTGATATCAGTAATTTTATAGAACAAAAAATTGATTCTATAAGAGCATTTGAATCACAGTTTTATAAAAGTGATGCGACAAATGAACCAAAAACAAAAATATCAAGTGAAGATTATATTGATTTTATTATAGCAAGATCTAAAGAAATGGGTAATCAATGTAATTTTGAATACGCAGAAGGCTTTAGTTGTAATACTATAATTGGCGTTGATAATATATTTGATATCCATTAAGTTATTAATATATGGTATAATAGCAAAAAATAGTTGGTAAAATGGCTTAAAGCGTCAATTTTTATTGGTGTTTAGGGTATGGTTATTGAAAATGATTTCAATTTAATTTCTTTTACTTAAAAAATGGCTAAAAAAAAGTGCTGGTCGTGTGGTTCTAGCAATGTAATAAAATGGGGTTTTCAAAAAGGTAAACAACGTTTTAAATGTAAAGATTGTGGTCTATTATTTATCAGACAAAATAAATCTGTTAGTTTATCTAACAAGTTTATTTGGTTTAAAAATGGATTTTACAAAGACAAACAATTACTGATTTAGCAATAGAAAGTAATTATAGTGTTCGGAGTTTAAAAAGCTTATTTGATACTTATCTGCAAAAAGCACCAACGCATAAATTCTATCCATCTGAACAACTTAATTTGCTTATTGATGGCACTTATTTTTCTAATAATATTTGCTTAATAATTTACCGAGATGATACGATAAAACTCACACAACTGTATAGGATTACTGATGGTGAATATTTTGAAGAAATTAAAGAAGATTTACAAAATATCTTATCGCTTGGTATTCGTATAGATAGTATTACATGTGACGGTCACAAATCGATACTAAAAGCAATCAAGGTAGTTTGTAAGCAGGTTTATTTACAACGCTGTACAGTTCATATACAGAGAGAATGCAGAGCTTGGCTAACTACTCAACCTAAACATATTGCAGGTGTAGAGCTACTAGCTATTGTGCATCAATTACACACCATTATTACACATGAGCAATCTCATGATTGGATAAAACAAGTGCTAGACTGGCATTTAAAATACAGCTCATTTATTAATGAAAAATCATACAGCATTACCACAAATAGATATTGGTATAAACATAAAATGGTTCGTAAAGCATTTGTTCATATTAGAAACGCAATTCCTAACTTATTTACGTATCTATTTAATCCAAGAATACCAAAATCAACTAATGGCTTAGAGGCATTCTTCGGGCATCTCAAAAGTCATGTTTTAATGCATCGTGGATTGACCAAGGAACATAGAACCAATTTCATTAAATGGTATTTATACTTTAAAAATCAGAAATGAGTTTTTTTAGCCATAGAACAATTTGGTAATAAAAAATAAGGCAGTCTTAAAGACTGCCCATTACCATATTTGTATCAACCATATTGCTGGTAGGTTGCTCTCCAGCAGAGCCTACTTCCTCTTTTGGTTGACAGTAGAATATTAAGCATTATTTTTAACAAAATCAACAACTATTTTTTGCACCATTACCTAATATATTAATAAATTACTACATAAAAAATATAACTATAACTTTCTAATAACAAATAAATTATAGAATTTTATTTAAATCATCACTCCAAGCGTGTACTAATTCCATTTCTTCTTTACCAACATATCCATTTTTAGTTAACATATCGTAACATAAAATCAAATCATTCAGTAAGTTATCTTTTCCACCTTTAAGTGATAAATCACTTAAATCATTTGCAATTTTTGCATTATTAAGATATCCAGGAATTTCATCTTCAAAATCTTTCAATAAATTATGTTCATTTCTTTCTTTCCAAACTGTAGCTTTATGATATAAGATACTCCAATCATTTTCCCATGCAATTCTTTGTGCAACGAAACTTCTCCAAATATCTGTCATTCTAAAACTACAATAAGCTGGAAGATATAATAATGGAAATGCATCTTTGTACCATTGCGTATTTTGACTATTGAATGGACTCCATGCATTATTTCCTAAAGCAATATTATGGTCAAAATCAAAATTTAGTGGAAGAGGATAAGTTAATCTATAAACTGCATCAACATCTGGATTTTCGTCAGCCAAACCTTGTTGAATTGGACAATCTATACTTTTTACACTAAAATTCGACAATTCAGGATGTGCTTTCTGTAATTCTTGCAATGGCAAACCTCTTGGCCAAATAAAGTTTTTAGAATAATATTTATAAATATTTACCCAACCAATATCTTTAACATCATATGCAGAAACATGTCTTTCATTTTTAAAGTCCCAAAACTCATCTTTTGGCAAATTATCATCATCTGTTTCTACTAATTCTTCAAAACCTTGTTCTATAGCTATCAAGTAACCTATATTTTTACGTGCATAATGTCTTGTTGGACAAATTTTTGCAAATTTTGAATCAAGTGTTAATTGACGCTCTACACTCCAAAAATCACAACCATCTAATTTAAATTCCGTTGGAGATTTGGTATCGCCAATACAAATAAAAGGCATATTGATTTCTGTACATTTTTTTGCGTACAATTGTAGTACTGGATGTTGGTCGTTTGCTATTGAAGTAATTACTAAAGCTTTCTTCATAATGTATTTATTTTCAAATTTTTATGTTAATCTATTAAATTGATGGTGTATTACCTTTTAGGCGCTGTGTAAAATACCAAAGTAAAGTTTCATTCGCATTTTTTATAGCTTTTGAAGACACACGTGGTGATGGTGCTTGATAGTGAATTGGAATTTCTGCAATTCTGTGCTTTCTCAACAAATATTTTACTTCTGTTTGGTAAAAATGTGCTTTGGATTTTAGTGGATATTTTAACAATTTTCCAATAATTTCTCTATGGAAACCTTGAAATCCTGATGTCATGTCATACAATCTTGTACCTAAAAGCAGATTAGCTAACACAGTTCCAGATTTTGACAATAATCTTCTTCGCCATGGAGAATCGCCCATTGAACCATCTTTGATAAATCTTGAGCCAAAAGCACATTCATTTCCTTCGTTTAATACGCGTAAATACATTGGAATTGCTCTTGGGTCGTGACTAAGACCTGCGTCCATTTCAATAATTATATCATGTCCATTATCATAAGCAACCTGAAATCCTTTTAGATATGCGTCTACAACATTTTTGTTGTCTGGTGCCCAAATAACTTCAAATCGATTATCTTCTTTTTCTAATGCTCTTGCCAACTCTAATGTCTTATCTTTAGATGCGTTATCAATCACAAAATAGATTTTCCCAGTACCAATTACATCCATCACTCTTTTGAGCAAATCTACAAATGGTGCAAAATCTTCTTCTTCATTAGCCATAGGTATGGTGGCTGCCCAATTCGTGTATAAATACATTCTATAATTTTTTTCGCTAAAATACGTATATTTAAAATAATTGTATCTAAAACATTAACTAATTTTGCTAACATTTTATTGATAATTATGATGGAGAAAAAAAGATTTTCGTTGCTTAAACAAATTAAAAGTTTCAAATACGCTATAAATGGCATGAAAATATTGGTTGCTGATGAGCATAATTCCAGAATTCATATATTTTTTATGTTGTTGGCAATTTCATGTGGATTCATTTTTAAAATTTCAATAGGCGAGTGGATTACGCTTTGCGTGCTGTTTGGCATTGTATTTTTGACTGAATTGATAAATTCTGCGATTGAAAATCTGTGTAATTATTTGACTATGGAAAACAATATTACCATAGGCAAAATAAAAGATTTGAGCGCTGCTGCAGTATTGGTAGCTGCAATAACATCATTTGTGGTAGGTTGTATTATTTTTATTCCAAAATTTTTATTGTTATTTAAATAGTAGAAGCTTATTGATAAATAAGTCAATAGAGCATAAGTTTATATAAGTAATTAATAATCAACCATAATTTTGCAAAACTCTATTTAACATAATATAAATTATAAGACAAAAATATGTAGATTAAAATATCTAGTTTATTATGGTATATCTAAGTATTTATGTGTTTGTAACGAAATATTCCATTCTGGATGTAATTTTACAAACACTATAATCTGTGGTAACATTTTTTCTTGAACTGACCATTCAACTTGTAAATATAATTTTATTGCCTTGTCAGTTAGTAATTTATAATTCTCATAATTTTTTAGTGCAAAATCAAAATCTGATGCATTATAAATAATACATTTTAGTTCGTCTGCTTGTGCTAAAACTTCTGGTAAAACATTTTTGAATTTCTTTGGCGAAACGCAAATCCAATCTAATTTTGTATTTAAACTATAACTTCCAGATGTTTCTATATTTATTTGATAATCAAATTTCTTAAGATAACTAACTAAAGTATTTATATCATACATTAATGGTTCGCCACCAGTGATTACAATTAGTTTTGTTGGTGTTTTTTGAATGGCATTTATTAATGCTTCATAGCTCAATAATTGATTTTGTTTTACTGTCCAAGATTCTTTAACATCGCACCAATGGCAACCAACATCACAACCAGCTAGTCTAATAAAATACGCTGCTGTGCCTGTAAAATAACCTTCGCCTTGAATCGTGTAAAAATGTTCCATTACTGGAATTTCTCGTTCAATATCAAAATTTAGCATTGATGCAAAAGTACAAATAATGTGTTATTCTTATCTATCTGTGAGAGAATTTATATTTTTTATGGCAATAATTCTATCATAACGTTCTCCAAATGGTGTATGGTATATTAGAATTGTATAATTATTTTCTGTATCAGCGTAATATCCTTCTGTAATATCATAGTGCTTTTTGCCTTGGTCATCTACAAAAACATATGCATAATTGTATAAACCTTGCTTCATATAAATGTTTGCCACATATGCTTGCTCATCTTCAATATATTCCAATTCAGAATTTTCATCACATTTCCATTGATTAAATGCACCAACAACATATAATTTGCCATTAGGTATTGGTTTTTTATAATCTATATTAAATTGCACCCAAGTATAATCTACCTGAGTCATGTAATTATTCAAATCAAAATTCTCGATATAATAGCCACCATTCATATCTTGAAAGAAATTGTAGCTTTGATTCATTAATGGTAAATCATACAATAGATAAACTTGATTATAGTCTCTATTTACATCTAATACTCTAATATTCTGACCTTTAAATCTTAATGATCGTGTATCAAACTGTCTAAATTCTCTTCCTGAAGGAAAAAGAAAAGTATTCATGTAATCGTAGCTTATGGTATTTAATCCAACTAAATATGGTGGAACATTTTGAACAGCATTGTCCCATCTATTATTTTGTAGTACTGTAGCTCTTATTTCTACTTGTGGATTGAAAATAGTATATCCTTTGTAATTTATTGTGAAAGTAATATCTTGAAATTTATTTCTGTCGTATAAATTTCTTGCATAGGCAACATTTGCATTCACTCCAACCCTATTTTCTGCTACCATAAATCTATGTGTGAACAATGGCTCTTGCATGGAATTTTCATATACTACAAGAACGTAATTACCCGATTTTGTAATTGTCATGTCTTGGTTTGGAATTTCTAAACGATAGTGTGTATATTTTTGCTTTACGCCAGCTGAGAAATCGTAATCATATATTGTTGATTCTATAAAGCCATCAATATATTCCATTTGATTAAGAATTGTTGGTGTCCAATCTGTATGACATTGAATTACTGTATAGTAATAAGTTCTATTAGTTTGCGCCAAATCATCGAAATGCAATTCTAATGTTCCAGAACCATTTAATCCCATGATTGGCAAATCAAGTGGTTTGTTTTTTGGGTATAATTGTACTGTTTTTAGTGTTGGATCATTTGTTTGAGTTTCATACACTTTTCCATATACACAAACAGAAAACAGCAATAAGATATAACTTATAATGAATTTAGACATCTATCCAAAGATAATACAAAATTCGTACCTATTTTTTGTGTAGAATAATATGTTTTGTTGATGGCTTTACTTCACTATCATCAGTTTCTGTTGCCAAATATCTTTGCCTGTTTGTATGCTGATTTGGTACAATCCATTTGATAATTGATTTTCTGATATGTCTAGTGTGCTTCGTTCATCATGTGATTGTTCTATCTGTTTGATGACTCTGCCATTCAAATCTATCAATTTTATTGCTATTGGAAAGTTGCCTTTTGATACAAAATCTATCTTGAAATTGCCATTGCTCGGATTTGGATAGATACTCAGTTTGCCTTCTTTGTTTGTATTGCTTTTGATACTTGTTACGCCACCTGTTCTTGCAAAAGTATCTATTCGTGAGCCAACTGTGTTGGTGGTAATTGGCAAATTGTAATCAAAATAGATGTCTGCAAAATTCTTTAGGCTATCTCCTATCACTAAATTGCTTTTCGTTTTTATTTTGAATGCTACATAGCCATGTTTGTCTGGTTCTGTGTGTGGTAGTTGAATATTATCAAAAATGAATTGTACTTTATTACCTTCTGAAATTAGTGTGCGACTTGAGTGTGATGTTGATGTAATTTCTAAAGTACTGACATCGAATTTTGTGGTGTCTATTCTGTCTGTAACTACAATATTTACGGCACTTGCTGTGCCTTCATTCTCAAATCTTATTAAGTAATTCACAAAATCGCCAACTAAATCTGGTGTTACGATATCGCCTTCCAAACAACGCTTATCATTTGGATCAAAACTATTCACTACTGTTTGTCTAATAATTGATGTATCATCATCAGCATTCTGATTTGGTGTATTAGTCATATTAATAGTTGCTGAAAGTGTTAAAACATCGCCACCATTTACAGCTGGTTCATCTGTTGGTGCATTGGTACGTAGTGTAACAAAAATACTTCTACTTTCAAATGATTTTAGGTTACTATATTCAAATGTAAGTACACCATTGCTGTTGCTTGTTGGCACCTCAGTTGAACTTTGATAATCTTGCAGTGAATCTTGAAAATTGAACTCTATGGTTCCACCAACTGTAGTGCTACCTTTGTTGGTGTACACAATTTCATAAGTGGCATCTGAAAAGCCTGGACGTGCAGCAACTGTAGGAATAATAGTAACTGAAACATCATTAATTGTTGCTATTGGAAAAATACAAAACTGTGTACTTAAGGTATCTTCTGGTAAGCTAACTGTGGCTTGACTTGGAGAAATTGTGTAATATGGATGAGTAAATATTGGTTGTATAGTATATGTACCTGCTTCTAAGTTTATACTCATATTTCCTTTAGCATCTGATATGGCATAGCCTGAATCTGTTGCATTGCTAATTTTATATTTTAAATTTGGAAATAGACTATCTTGTGCTGTGCAACCATTATTGTTGGCATCGTAGCGAGAAACGACATTCAAATTATAGAAACTTCCAGCTGCACTTGATGAACAAAATGAATTTATAATTACATCTGTATATCCAAAAAAATCCATTTTTTGTTTTAAGACACCTATTTCAAATTCATCAGCACAAATATATTTTAAATCTAGGTTTCCACCAAAATCGTAATAAATATTTGAAGTAGTATCATAATTCATTTTGTTATTTTTTAGAAATAAACTAGTTATTTGATTATTAGAACAAAATAAAATATCTAAATTTGGTATCATACTTATGTCTAAACTTGTAAGTTGGTTATTATCGCAAAATAATTCATACAATTTTGTATTAGCTTTTAAATCTAATGTGTTAAGCAAATTATTATCTAAATACAATAGCTCTAAATTTGGATTTGCACTTAAATCTAAATTGGTTAATTGATTATAATCTAAAGATAAATACTCTAATTTTGGCATTCCACTTAAGTCTATGTTTGTAAGATTGCAATAACCACAACTAAAATCCAATAGGTTTGGTAATCTAATATCTAAATGAGCTAATGAAGTGCTAAAAATACCAATTCCTACTAAATTTATAAACGAGTTAATGCCTTCTAATGTAGCAATATTGGAATCAGCAATATTCATTAATATATAAACTCTGTTTGCTTCATTTTGTTGTATTTCTCCATCATTGTTTATGTCAATTCTAATTGGATAAAATAGACTATCAAGTGCAAAAGCGA carries:
- a CDS encoding LysM peptidoglycan-binding domain-containing protein translates to MKSKFLTLIVALVALQSSVMAQNIQDLINKASAAMSNVKTCTYDFHSQERFKGGKMITSHIQFKIQETPVRKVYANSLVPQKAQLLYVPSVQSKVKVKKGLNLNLELTSGLLMKEQHQTIDRAGFGRIKKVLMTSINARKGEDLNKYAKIVGSVQYDGKDCYKIEINDPEYKIINYTVKAGQTTVWKVGEALAVPEYRIKELNDIDDDLKVGQVIKIPSSYAKKTTIYLDKATNLPLYQKMEDDKGTYEIYEMKNLKINVPLSDEDFKL
- a CDS encoding acyl-CoA dehydrogenase family protein, whose product is MEEIKSLKGGEFVIKDSTPAQVFTPEDHTEEQLMVRQKASDFVEKEVMTKTKEIEKQQEGLSKSLLEKAGELGLLSTAIPAQYNGMEQDVITGCIIAEEYGRTGSFATTAIAHIGIGTLPTLYFGTDAQKEKYLPKLATGEWAASYCLTEPNAGSDALGAKTTATLSEDGKSWILNGQKMWITNAGFADLFTVFAKIDGKEFTGFLVEKGTPGLSLGAEEDKLGIKGSSTRQVFFENCKIPVENMLGERGKGHLIAFNILNIGRYKLGATALGGARQAFNMAVTYANERHQFGQPIANFGAIQHKIAEMAIKIFALEVSTYRCANDIGKMEHEALASGTEFSKALLSLQMNIQLNVLSLKFSVLKY
- a CDS encoding YebC/PmpR family DNA-binding transcriptional regulator, encoding MGRAFEYRKASKMARWDKMAKNFTRVGREIAIAVKAGGAIPENNPMLRRAIQNAKSVQMPKDRVEAAIKRATSKDEKAYEEVVYEGMGPHAVAIVIETATDNPVRTVANLRTILNKNGGSMGTSGMHDFIFDRKGVFTINSTGLNKDDLELELIDAGLDNLETNDEGQFVIYAAFQDFGSMQNALEARKIEVIKSELQRLPNHTKELSEEQVDEVLELIDKLEQDDDVQHVFHNLS
- a CDS encoding energy transducer TonB, with protein sequence MNVKKKQNFIKKQEYPGGTVAMRKYFSENLKYPEIAIKNRVEGKVLVAYTVDFDGHVSDAKILKGISTECDAEAIRLVKGLKFSAQNNHGIRITSSHKIKVTFKLPAIQIPKTQTTLKYNIVSKNNKVEEKKITKQNNTYNYTIKIEK
- the bshB1 gene encoding bacillithiol biosynthesis deacetylase BshB1; translated protein: MKLDILVFAAHPDDAELACGGTIAKYVAMGKKIGIVDLTQGELSSRGDVPTRKKETENSSKILGITIRENLLYRDGFFEIDEQHLLGIIKKIRKYQPELILCNAIKDRHPDHSRAGELVARANFLSGLLKIESLEGMEKQKSWRARKLFHYIQEQYVEPSFVVDISNFIEQKIDSIRAFESQFYKSDATNEPKTKISSEDYIDFIIARSKEMGNQCNFEYAEGFSCNTIIGVDNIFDIH
- a CDS encoding DUF288 domain-containing protein, giving the protein MKKALVITSIANDQHPVLQLYAKKCTEINMPFICIGDTKSPTEFKLDGCDFWSVERQLTLDSKFAKICPTRHYARKNIGYLIAIEQGFEELVETDDDNLPKDEFWDFKNERHVSAYDVKDIGWVNIYKYYSKNFIWPRGLPLQELQKAHPELSNFSVKSIDCPIQQGLADENPDVDAVYRLTYPLPLNFDFDHNIALGNNAWSPFNSQNTQWYKDAFPLLYLPAYCSFRMTDIWRSFVAQRIAWENDWSILYHKATVWKERNEHNLLKDFEDEIPGYLNNAKIANDLSDLSLKGGKDNLLNDLILCYDMLTKNGYVGKEEMELVHAWSDDLNKIL
- a CDS encoding glycosyltransferase, coding for MANEEEDFAPFVDLLKRVMDVIGTGKIYFVIDNASKDKTLELARALEKEDNRFEVIWAPDNKNVVDAYLKGFQVAYDNGHDIIIEMDAGLSHDPRAIPMYLRVLNEGNECAFGSRFIKDGSMGDSPWRRRLLSKSGTVLANLLLGTRLYDMTSGFQGFHREIIGKLLKYPLKSKAHFYQTEVKYLLRKHRIAEIPIHYQAPSPRVSSKAIKNANETLLWYFTQRLKGNTPSI
- a CDS encoding diacylglycerol kinase family protein, whose translation is MEKKRFSLLKQIKSFKYAINGMKILVADEHNSRIHIFFMLLAISCGFIFKISIGEWITLCVLFGIVFLTELINSAIENLCNYLTMENNITIGKIKDLSAAAVLVAAITSFVVGCIIFIPKFLLLFK